The Stegostoma tigrinum isolate sSteTig4 chromosome 38, sSteTig4.hap1, whole genome shotgun sequence genome contains a region encoding:
- the LOC125447280 gene encoding ferritin heavy chain, oocyte isoform-like produces the protein MVSQVCQNYHKDCEDAVNKQINLELYSSYVYLSMFSYFDRDDVALRHFAEFFMEQSHEEREHAEKLMAFQNKRGGRVLLQDIKKPEQDEWGNGLEAMQIALQMEKDVNQSLLDLHKLASGHMDPHLCDFLERHYLDEQVKMIKKLGDHITNLKRLGAPDNGMGEYLFDRLTLGEE, from the exons atggtttcccaagtgtgtcagaactaccacaaggactgtgaggatgctgttaacaagcagatcaacctggagctctattcctcttATGTTTATCTCTCCATG ttctcttactttgaccgggatgacgttgccctgcgtcactttgctgagttcttcatggagcagtcccatgaggaacgggaacacgctgagaaactgatggcattccagaataaacgtggaggccgagtcctcctgcaggacatcaag aagccagagcaggatgagtggggcaatggcctggaggcaatgcagatagctctgcagatggagaaggatgtgaaccagagtctgctggacctacacaaactcgcctctggccacatggaccctcat ctgtgtgacttcctggagaggcactacctggatgagcaagtgaagatgatcaagaagctgggagatcacatcaccaacctgaagagactgggagcccctgacaatggcatgggagagtacctgtttgacaggctcaccctGGGGGAAGAGTGA